From a single Candoia aspera isolate rCanAsp1 chromosome 10, rCanAsp1.hap2, whole genome shotgun sequence genomic region:
- the LOC134503542 gene encoding myelin-associated glycoprotein-like isoform X2: MKFFYKALLAFWVLFEGFLAGPWRAWMPEHISAFEGTCVVIPCRFSYPEELRPPTIHGIWYFNSPYPKNYPPVVYKSRTNIVHDSYAGRSRLLGELNFRNCTLQISRLSPELMGKYYFRGDLGGYNQYTYPEHCNLEIINKPTIVIPPEVVEGSEAELRCVVPDNCPDMKPVITWMNYENLAKHSVYAQIEEEGGTWSLISILKFLPVRENHGHEVGCKVTYANTTFEFEGFSTLDVKYPPRILQVNSSMEVLHGTHVVLMCIVDSSPMALIAWLREDEILHEDLAGNLTLYLDNVTHLQDGIYACVAENIYGKDNHSLLVSVLYAPWKPVVNGSMMAIEGEPVTISCSSQSSPEPTITILKDKKAVAMGVYQNQVELEFESVSHEDDGEYWCTAENQFGQRSTAFNLTVEFAPHILPDSKCTAARDTVKCICAAKANPEAMITFELPTRNVTVNETDREFVYSQKTGYIVTSILTVQREVDSQLYIVCSARNLYGTKNQQLQFHHSNSLMWAKVGPVGAVVAFAILIAVVCYVSQARKKKNNENSGFVQTENPPVVYSGDYRTPGNLEKSESKEICSLESH, translated from the exons ATGAAATTCTTCTACAAGGCACTGCTGGCCTTCTGGGTCCTATTTGAAG GATTCTTGGCTGGACCATGGAGAGCTTGGATGCCCGAACACATCTCTGCCTTTGAGGGTACCTGTGTGGTTATCCCATGTCGCTTCAGCTACCCAGAAGAGCTACGTCCACCAACCATCCATGGCATCTGGTACTTCAACAGTCCCTACCCCAAGAACTATCCCCCAGTGGTTTACAAATCCCGCACCAACATTGTCCACGACAGCTACGCTGGACGCAGCCGGCTGCTGGGAGAGCTGAATTTCCGCAACTGCACCCTGCAGATCTCCCGTCTCAGCCCTGAACTCATGGGGAAATATTACTTCCGGGGGGACCTTGGTGGCTACAATCAATATACCTATCCAGAGCACTGCAACCTTGAGATCATCA ACAAGCCCACCATTGTGATTCCCCCAGAGGTGGTGGAAGGCTCAGAAGCAGAGCTGCGCTGTGTGGTGCCTGACAACTGTCCAGACATGAAGCCTGTCATCACGTGGATGAACTACGAGAATTTGGCTAAGCATTCAGTCTATGCACAAATAGAGGAAGAAGGAGGCACTTGGTCACTCATCTCCATACTTAAGTTCCTACCAGTGCGTGAGAACCATGGACATGAGGTGGGCTGCAAAGTCACCTACGCAAACACCACTTTTGAGTTTGAGGGCTTCTCGACTCTGGATGTCAAAT ACCCACCCCGTATTCTACAAGTGAACTCCTCCATGGAAGTCCTCCATGGCACTCATGTGGTCTTGATGTGTATTGTGGACAGCAGCCCAATGGCCTTGATTGCCTGGCTCCGAGAAGATGAAATTCTCCATGAGGACTTAGCTGGGAACCTCACGCTCTACCTCGACAACGTCACTCACCTGCAGGACGGCATCTACGCTTGTGTGGCTGAGAACATTTATGGCAAAGACAACCACTCCCTTCTCGTGTCTGTGCTGT atgctcctTGGAAACCAGTAGTCAATGGGTCAATGATGGCCATTGAGGGAGAGCCTGTAACTATCTcctgcagctcacagagcagccCTGAACCAACGATCACCATCCTCAAGGACAAAAAGGCAGTAGCCATGGGGGTCTACCAGAACCAGGTGGAGCTGGAGTTTGAATCCGTGTCACACGAGGATGATGGTGAATACTGGTGCACAGCAGAGAACCAGTTCGGCCAGCGCAGCACTGCTTTCAATCTCACCGTTGAAT TTGCTCCCCATATTCTTCCGGACTCCAAGTGCACAGCTGCTCGGGATACCGTGAAATGCATCTGTGCGGCCAAAGCCAACCCAGAAGCTATGATCACTTTTGAGTTGCCCACCCGCAACGTGACAGTCAATGAGACTGATCGGGAGTTTGTTTACTCCCAGAAAACTGGCTACATTGTCACCAGCATCCTGACTGTTCAGAGGGAGGTAGACTCTCAGCTCTACATAGTCTGCTCCGCCAGGAATCTCTATGGCACCAAGAACCAGCAGCTTCAGTTCCATCACTCCA aCAGTCTGATGTGGGCAAAGGTTGGTCCAGTGGGAGCTGTCGTGGCCTTTGCCATACTCATAGCTGTTGTGTGCTATGTCAGCCAGGCCAGAAAAAA